In Desulfosporosinus youngiae DSM 17734, the genomic stretch ACCAAAGCACAAAAAATTCAACAACCGGCGGTACTCCCATAAGCGGTCAAACAAGTTCAAGCTACACACCACCCACCGACATCGTTGGCACAACCTATTACTTTGTAGTAGTTACCAATACAGCGACCGTCGGGGGCGAAGCAAAAACCTCAACCAACACCAGCAGTATTAAAACGGTGATTGTACTTGCGGCACCAGCACCTACCTACGATGTTTCAGCAAGTGGCAGTTCATTAAGTAACATTACCCTAAACAACACAAGCGCAACACAATACCAAAACTACACCACAACCCTAAGCGCAGCCAGTGGTTACACCTTGCCCAGCAGCATAACCATTACAATGGGCGGAATGACCCTTGTGCCCGGTGTTGATTACATCTATATAAAGACATCAGCAACAACAGGAACTTTAACGGTTTACAATGTGACAGGGGAGTTATCAATCACAGCAGTAGGTGTTTTAATACCAACGCAAACCTACACGATAAGATTTAACTCAAACGGTGGAAGTAATGTTGCGGCCATTAGCGGAACTTACGGCACGGCTATAATTCTCCCAACCCCCACAAAACCAGAATTTAACTTTGCCGGCTGGTATAGGGACAGCGGCTTTGCAACCTCGTATCTTTCAAACACAATGGGTGCGGAAAATATAACCCTTCACGCCAAGTGGGAGCAAATCACCTACGAAGTCACCGGTAATGTCAAGAATGAAGATGACGCCAATGTAAACAGTGCCACAGTGAAGCTTATGGCAGGTAGTCGAGAAGTTGTCCAAGCAACCACCGACGCTAACGGCGTTTTCACCATCAGCGGAATTCCAAGCGGCATCTATAACTTGGTAATCAGCAAAGGCACCGACCAAACAATAACCTTAACCATCACAGTTTCAGGTAATACTACAACCGGATCGGTTACATTGCCAAAGGGTAATAAAAATAGTGTCGTAGAGGTTAAGTCCGGTACTCCAGATATAATTGTGGATAAACTCAATGACTTCTTTACTAGCAATCAATTTACTCAGGATGATAGCAATGTTATCGATGCCGGCGGAACGGTTGAGATTAGGCTAATCGTTGAGCAAAGGGTTGAAAGTGGCGACAATTCCGCTGAAAATGCGCAGAGCATTATAGCTGCAGCAGGAAGCGGAAAAGAAATCGGGATTTTTCTGAATTTAAGCTTAAGCAAAATTGTAACACCGATTCCCGGTGGTACAGCAGAACAGCCGATTCCAATAAGGGAGCTAGATGATGCCTTAATCATTGACATACCCCTTCCTGCTGAGCTGCAAGGCAAGAGCAATTATGTAGTTTATCGTTATCATGGTACAGAGGTTCAAACCATCACTGAAACAAATACCGATGGTGAGTATATTGAGTTAAGCGCTGACGGTAAGTCGATAAAGCTCCACACCAAAAAATTCTCCACCTATGCCATTGGCTACACAGCGGCTTCAACACCAAGCAAAGGTGGCGGCGGTAAAGGTGGCGGCTCAAGCACTGCACCGACCATTACAACTGACAGCAATACAGGTGGAAAGGTTACAGTCAGCAGCGATCAAAAGACCGCTACCATTACCCCCGAGGAGGGCTATATAATTTTCGATGTACTGGTGGATGGCAAGAGCGTTGGCGCAACTTCGACATATACCTTTACAGATAACGAAAAACACGAAATAAAGGCTGTTTTCATGAAAAAAACAGGCGTAAAAAGACTCGCAGGAGTAAACAGAGTCGATACGGCCCTGGAAATTGCCAAAGCAAGTTATGAAGGAAAGGTTTCCAACGTCGTATTGGCAACAGCGGAAAACTATCCCGATGCTTTAGCTGGAAGTGTACTTGCCTATAAAATGAAGGCTCCGATCCTGCTGGTTGGCAGCACAGAAACAGACCAGGAAAAAGTATTAGATTACCTTAAGAAAAACCTGGATTCGGCAGGGACAGTCAATATTCTTGGAGGCACAGCAGTCGTCAGCAGCGCAATGGAAGCAAAAATAACGGCCATTGGATGCAAAAACATAACCAGATTAGGAGGAACAGATCAATATGAAACATCAGTAAAAATTGCTGATAGTTTAGAAGTTAAGACAGGAACCCCCCTTGTGCTGGTCAGTGGAGAAAACTATCCGGATGCCTTGTCCATAAGCAGCGCAGCAGGTATTATGCAGGTTCCAATTCTGTTAGTTCAAAAAGATCGAATCAGTGAGGAAGTCAAGCGAAAGATAGCCACAATAATGCCCACAAAAGTATATATCATCGGTCTTGAAGGAGTTGTTAGCGCAGCAGTAGAAAGCGATGTTGCTCAGATTACGTCTCTAGATCCAGCGAATATCATTAGAATCGGCGGTGCTGATCGATATGAAACATCACTGGCTGTAGCACAATACTTTAATTTAGGTGGACAGAATGTCTGTATAGCAACGGGCAGCAACTTCCCGGATGCTCTGGCAGGAAGCGTTTATGCTGCTAATTTAAAGGCACCTATTCTTTTAGTCGATGGAAGCTTGTCAGATAATCAAATCAATTATTTGAAGACCCTGAAAATGACCGGAGCAACCCTATTCGGAGGAGAGGCTGTCATCACTAAAGACATTGAAGAGCAGCTAGAGATTTATTAACAAATAAGCATAAGTGATATAATGTGACAAATCGATATTAATCATCTTCTAATGCTTCGTTGCTTCCTGGGGGTAAAGTGAAAATGGAATTGAAATTATTAAGAAATCTATAGAATGGATAACGAACGGGTTCAGCGTATAATCGCTGAACCCGTTTTTCCCCGAACTGGTTATAGTAAGCAGTTTGCCACCAATGACAGGTGGAATAGCCAATACTTAGAAAGACTGGTTTATTTTTCTCCTTGGCTATTTCGAAAGCTTCTTCATTCCATGGATACCAGTCTACTGGATTATAGGCATGTTGCAGAAGATACGGGCTTTTTTCGTTAATCAGTTTGTTGGTATGTTCGCTAGCATGTACCATAGTAACCTCCATTTTGTTGGCTATTAAACATGACATGCTATTAGTATATCTATAAGCACAGAAATTTAGCAAAGGACTTGTATAGTGAAGCAGAAATACTCAATTAAGAAGATTGACTTAAGTCGCTAAATTTGCGCTTTTGAGTTTTTGTTTCTGTTTAATCCAAATTCCGTTTTCATGAATTTGGCGGGATATCTTGGATTTGTCTACTTGCTTTCATTATGACATATGTCATATCTAGTCATGCTTCTGCTCACTACCATCTTATTCCGTCTTGTTTTATCATAAACATGGGTTCATCAGAATTCTATACAGAAGACGAGGAGGGTTAGCAATGTTAGTTGAAGTGAAAAATCTGGTTAAACGCTACAAAGATTTGCTAGCTGTTGACAATGTCAGCTTTACCATTGAAGAGTGTGAGATTTTTGGCCTCTTAGGTCCAAACGGGGCGGGTAAAACCACTGCCATAAATGCTTTAATTGGGATGACAAGGTTGGACAGCGGTGAAATAAAAATTTTTGGCAAGAATTTTAAGGATCATGAGTTGGATATCAAGAGGGATTTGGGTGTTGTACCTCAGGATTTGGCCATATTTGAAGACCTCACCGCCCATGAAAACCTTTGCTATTTTGGAAGGCTCTACGGTTTAAAAGGATCACTCCTTAAGGAACGGGTGGAGGAAGCCCTGAAGTTGACCGGTCTGCTGGAGAAGAAGAAAGAGTACCCTAGAAAGTATTCCAATGGGATGAAAAGAAGGCTTAATATTGCCTGCGCCATTGTCCATCATCCTAAGCTGATCATTATGGATGAACCGACTGTAGGAATAGATCCCCAGTCCAGAAAACACATCCTCCAATCAGTTAAACATCTAAACAAAATGGGCGCCACCATCATTTATATCTCCCATTATATGGAGGAGGTAGAAGAGATCTGTAAGAGAGTCGTCATCATGGACCAGGGGCGGGTTATCGCTAAAGGAACCAAAGATGAACTTAAGGCCCTGATGACAAGTGATCAAAGGGTAGTCATAGTGCTTTCCGCTCTGAACTATACCTTAGTGGACAATATTAAAAAGCTTTCAGGAGTGAAAGAGGCCTGCGTCAATGGCAATGAGTTAACAGTTGTTTCCCAGAAGAACAGCAAGAATCTTCACAGAATCATTGACTATGTAACCGAAAGCAGTGAAATTATAGCACTCAATGTAGAACAGCCCAGCCTGGAAACAGTGTTCTTGACCTTAACAGGCAGGTCATTAAGGGATTAAGGGGGTGAAATGAGTGAGTATTTTCCAAATTACCTACTATACACTACTTAGAAATATTAGAAATTGGAAATTATTGCTTTTGCTTGTAATAGTACCTTTGCTGACGTGCATAATGGATGCGAATCTCATGACTAATAGGAATGAAGGTCTAAAGTTTGAAAAGGCTAAGATCGCTTATTTTAACGATGATAGTAGCTCAGTCGCCGCAGAGCTTGATCAGTTTCTCCATACCAAGGAAATCTTGACTTCTTTCGAAGTCCAGAGGGTAAATTCTTTGGCTGAAGGGAATCGGCTGGTGACAAGTGGAAAAATAGAAGCCTTAATTTATCTGGAAAATAATTCTTCCCCAAGCCCAAAGGGGGGCCAAAAAACAATTATCGAGATAGTGAGCAATAGAGAAAATTCGCCAACTCGTTTGATAGTTGAAAGCTTTATCAATTCGGTCAACGCTTCTACGGCATTTCATCAAAGCGGAGGGAATAGTAAAATAGCGGGAGTCTCCAGTGGCATCAAGCAAATTGCCGTTTCGCCGACTGGGAAAATGTTAAAAGATGCGGACAAATTTTCCCTTCTTGGGTTATTGGAGATGATCTCTTTTGGAGCTTTATTAGGTTGCTTTTCCGTCGTCAACAGTATTAAAAAGAATACCCTGATCAGATTTAAAATCTCGCCGATCAACAGCTTATCCTATGTCAGCGGACAATTTTTAAGTAACTTTCTAACTCTTTGCCCCAGTTATGGATTGTTAATTGCCTTTTTTTACTATGTATGGGGGGCGTTCATGAAGGGGAATATCTTAACCTTCATTATGGCATTTTTGCTGTTTACGGTTATTATGACGGCTTTGGGTATGATTGCCGGTTATTTGACGAAAAAAACAGGCTTGGGTGCCTTAGTTACCGTATGTTCTGTTTGCTTCCTTACAGCAGCGGCGTTTGTACAGGCACTTGGTACTGCTCAAGGATTCTTGAAAGGGATTCTCTTCCTTAGCCCGCAAAATCACATCTATATAATTATTACGGATACGATATTTGACGGTCCAGCTTCCAGGATACATGGGTCATTAATTTCGCTGGCCATACTTGCGGCAGTTTTAACCCCAATGACACTTCTGATGGGCAGGAGGAAAGCAGTATGACAATTTTGATTGGTAATCTAAGGAGGATATTCAAAAGAAAGCTCCGGGTTTTTGTTATCGTACTTTTACCTGCAATTGCGTTATTGCTTATTAGTCCGTCCATATTTGATAGGGGTCAAACCCTAATTATCGGCATTGCAGATCAAGATAAAACAGAATTTACGACATTGCTTAAAAGAAACCTTGCTTTACAAACTAAGATAGTGGATATAACTCAAGACCAAATAAACAACGAAATATTCAATTCCAAGGTTGACTACGTAATCGCTTTTGATAAGGGTTTTACGGCGAGATTGCTTAAGGGTGAAGACGTAGAGGCTAAGGGTTATTATCTCAAGGACTCAATTCAATCCCTGCCTGTCCAAAATTATGTCCAAAGTTATATTAGTTCTGCCAAGAGAATTGCTGTAGCAACGGTTGGCGACGAACAAAGATTTTATGAAGGTCTGCAGAATAATAGTGCTGCGTATCTCCAATCGGAATACAAAGTCTTTGCTAAAATTGAAAGGCAAAAATCCTATTACTTACTTGGAACATTTATTGAAATTATCCTTATGACCTCGGTAATGTTCATTATGCTGATCCTAACTGACAAAGAAAATAAGACTTTTTACAGAACGATTACTGCTCCGGTATCGTTAAGAAATTACATGTTCCAGAACATTTTAAGTTTTTTACTTGTTTCAATGATCCAGGTAATTTTGGGATTTATGGTACTGAAGGTTTTAATGGGAATCTATATGGGAAGTTCCGGCTTGCTAATGTTTTTGCTTCTCTTTACAGCTTCGGTTTTAGCTGTTTCCATCGGAGTTGTCGTAAGTTCGATTTCCAAAAGTATTATCCAAGCTTCTTTTCTGGGTCTATTTAGCACCTTTATCCTGGCCTTGTTAGGTGGCTGCCTTTGGGAACACGACTTGACGACAAATCTAATAAGAACGATTGGTAAGTTTACACCCGTTTATTGGGTTATGGATGCGGTTAGCAAAGTCTTACAGGAACAGGGTTTATTGGCGATAAGCGGGGATATATTGATAGCGCTTTTATTTGCGATGGTGTTCTTTTTCTTAGGGACGTGGCGAAAAGAAGATATCAAATAGTAACTGGTTCTTTGATTTAGCGGGACTGAAATCCAGATTCCAATTGCATCGATTGGAGGGGTTATTTTGGCTAAAATATCATCAATTTACGTTAATCCGAAAAACAAAGCAAAGATAATGTCCATTTATAATAAACACCTTTCCCAGTGGCCTGTACCATACGAGTCTCTCGATGTACCAACGAGATACGGGAGAACACATATCATTGCTAGTGGTCCTAAAGAAGGGCCTCCCATTGTGTTACTTCACGGACAAGGCGGTACTGCCACAATGTGGCTGCCGAACATTCTTGCTCTAAGTCGCGATTATCGAACGTATGCGATTGATACGATAGGTGATTTAGGTAAGAGCGAATTAGACGACCTAAATATATACCCAAAAAATGGTCGGAATTATAGCGAGTGGCTTGGAGATGTATTTAATG encodes the following:
- a CDS encoding ABC transporter ATP-binding protein; amino-acid sequence: MLVEVKNLVKRYKDLLAVDNVSFTIEECEIFGLLGPNGAGKTTAINALIGMTRLDSGEIKIFGKNFKDHELDIKRDLGVVPQDLAIFEDLTAHENLCYFGRLYGLKGSLLKERVEEALKLTGLLEKKKEYPRKYSNGMKRRLNIACAIVHHPKLIIMDEPTVGIDPQSRKHILQSVKHLNKMGATIIYISHYMEEVEEICKRVVIMDQGRVIAKGTKDELKALMTSDQRVVIVLSALNYTLVDNIKKLSGVKEACVNGNELTVVSQKNSKNLHRIIDYVTESSEIIALNVEQPSLETVFLTLTGRSLRD
- a CDS encoding ABC transporter permease gives rise to the protein MSIFQITYYTLLRNIRNWKLLLLLVIVPLLTCIMDANLMTNRNEGLKFEKAKIAYFNDDSSSVAAELDQFLHTKEILTSFEVQRVNSLAEGNRLVTSGKIEALIYLENNSSPSPKGGQKTIIEIVSNRENSPTRLIVESFINSVNASTAFHQSGGNSKIAGVSSGIKQIAVSPTGKMLKDADKFSLLGLLEMISFGALLGCFSVVNSIKKNTLIRFKISPINSLSYVSGQFLSNFLTLCPSYGLLIAFFYYVWGAFMKGNILTFIMAFLLFTVIMTALGMIAGYLTKKTGLGALVTVCSVCFLTAAAFVQALGTAQGFLKGILFLSPQNHIYIIITDTIFDGPASRIHGSLISLAILAAVLTPMTLLMGRRKAV
- a CDS encoding ABC transporter permease; translation: MTILIGNLRRIFKRKLRVFVIVLLPAIALLLISPSIFDRGQTLIIGIADQDKTEFTTLLKRNLALQTKIVDITQDQINNEIFNSKVDYVIAFDKGFTARLLKGEDVEAKGYYLKDSIQSLPVQNYVQSYISSAKRIAVATVGDEQRFYEGLQNNSAAYLQSEYKVFAKIERQKSYYLLGTFIEIILMTSVMFIMLILTDKENKTFYRTITAPVSLRNYMFQNILSFLLVSMIQVILGFMVLKVLMGIYMGSSGLLMFLLLFTASVLAVSIGVVVSSISKSIIQASFLGLFSTFILALLGGCLWEHDLTTNLIRTIGKFTPVYWVMDAVSKVLQEQGLLAISGDILIALLFAMVFFFLGTWRKEDIK